A single window of Rhizobium sp. CCGE531 DNA harbors:
- the nirB gene encoding nitrite reductase large subunit NirB, whose protein sequence is MTQKLVIIGNGMAPGRMLEHLLEKAPDHYQVTIFNAEPRVNYDRIMLSPVLSGEKDYEQIIIHGDGWYIKHGITLYKGHKIVAIDRAAKTVTSDHGVTESYDKLVIATGSVPFIIPVPGKELRGVITYRDLDDVQAMLLAAQSREKAVVIGGGLLGLEAAAGLSLRGMDVTVLHVQPTLMERQLDPAAGYLLQKAVEERGIKVITKANTKAIVGDGKVEGIELDDGRVIPATLIVMAVGIRPNVGLAKEAGIAVNRGIVVDDGMQTSDGSIMALGECAEVGGMVYGLVAPLYEMARVAASHLAGDAAAGFVHSDTPTKLKVTGIDLFSLGDFADGDDREEIVLRDAAAGVYKRLVLKDNKIIGTVLYGETADGAWFNDLKKKATDISEMRETLIFGQAYQGGSPLDPMAAVAALPDDAEICGCNGVCKGKITSTISAKGLTSLDDVRAHTKASASCGSCTGLVEQLMTITLGDSYNPAAVQPMCTCTELGHDDVRRLIKAKGLKTIPAVMQELEWKTSCGCAKCRPALNYYLVCDWPDEYADDYQSRFINERVHANIQKDGTYSVVPRMWGGVTNSGELRAIADVVDKFEIPMVKVTGGQRIDLLGIQKEDLPAVWADLGKAGFISGQAYAKGLRTVKTCVGSDWCRFGTQDSTGLGIRIEKFMWGSWTPAKLKMAVSGCPRNCAEATCKDIGVICVDSGFEIHFAGAAGLDIKGTEVLGLVKTEDEALEHIVALTQMYREQGRYLERIYKWAKRIGLDEIRRQIMGDAEKRKAYYERFVFSQKFAQVDPWSERVSGKDKHEFKPMATVGFPQAAE, encoded by the coding sequence ATGACCCAGAAACTCGTCATCATCGGCAACGGCATGGCGCCAGGGCGCATGCTGGAGCATCTTTTGGAAAAGGCGCCTGATCACTATCAGGTCACGATCTTCAACGCCGAGCCGCGCGTCAATTACGATCGCATCATGCTGTCGCCGGTGCTGTCAGGCGAAAAGGACTACGAGCAGATCATCATCCACGGCGACGGCTGGTACATCAAGCATGGCATCACCCTCTACAAGGGGCACAAGATCGTCGCCATCGACCGGGCGGCAAAGACGGTCACCTCCGATCATGGCGTGACCGAGAGCTACGACAAGCTTGTCATCGCGACCGGCTCCGTCCCCTTCATCATTCCGGTTCCGGGCAAGGAACTGCGCGGGGTCATCACCTATCGCGACCTCGATGACGTGCAGGCGATGCTGCTTGCCGCGCAATCGCGCGAAAAGGCTGTTGTCATCGGCGGCGGCCTGCTCGGCCTCGAAGCGGCCGCCGGCCTCAGTCTGCGTGGTATGGATGTCACCGTTCTCCATGTCCAGCCGACACTGATGGAACGCCAGCTCGACCCGGCCGCCGGCTACCTCCTGCAAAAAGCCGTCGAGGAGCGCGGCATCAAGGTCATCACCAAGGCCAACACCAAGGCGATCGTCGGTGACGGCAAGGTCGAGGGGATCGAACTGGACGATGGCCGCGTGATCCCCGCCACCCTCATCGTCATGGCCGTCGGCATCCGTCCCAATGTCGGCCTTGCCAAGGAGGCAGGCATCGCCGTCAACCGCGGCATCGTCGTCGACGACGGCATGCAGACCTCGGACGGCAGCATCATGGCGCTCGGCGAATGCGCCGAGGTCGGCGGCATGGTCTATGGCCTGGTCGCCCCGCTTTACGAGATGGCACGTGTGGCCGCCTCGCATCTTGCTGGCGATGCCGCCGCCGGTTTCGTGCACTCGGACACACCGACGAAGCTGAAGGTCACGGGCATCGATCTGTTTTCGCTCGGCGACTTCGCCGATGGCGACGACCGCGAGGAGATCGTCCTGCGCGACGCGGCGGCCGGCGTCTACAAGCGCCTGGTGCTGAAGGACAACAAGATCATCGGCACCGTGCTCTACGGAGAGACGGCCGACGGCGCCTGGTTCAACGATTTGAAGAAGAAGGCGACCGACATCTCCGAGATGCGCGAAACCTTGATCTTCGGCCAGGCCTATCAGGGAGGGTCGCCGCTGGACCCTATGGCGGCCGTTGCAGCCTTGCCGGATGACGCGGAAATCTGTGGCTGCAACGGCGTCTGCAAGGGCAAGATCACTTCGACCATATCAGCAAAGGGCCTGACTTCGCTCGACGACGTGCGCGCCCACACGAAGGCATCCGCCTCCTGCGGCTCCTGCACCGGCCTTGTCGAACAGCTGATGACGATCACGCTTGGCGACAGCTACAACCCCGCCGCCGTCCAGCCGATGTGCACCTGCACCGAGCTTGGCCATGACGACGTGCGCCGCCTCATCAAGGCCAAGGGCTTGAAGACCATTCCTGCCGTCATGCAGGAGCTTGAATGGAAGACATCCTGCGGCTGCGCGAAATGCCGTCCGGCGCTGAACTATTACCTCGTCTGCGACTGGCCGGACGAATATGCCGACGACTACCAGTCGCGCTTCATCAATGAACGCGTGCATGCCAACATCCAGAAGGATGGTACCTATTCCGTGGTGCCGCGCATGTGGGGCGGCGTCACCAATTCCGGCGAACTGCGCGCCATCGCCGATGTGGTCGACAAGTTCGAAATTCCGATGGTGAAGGTCACCGGCGGCCAGCGCATCGATCTGCTCGGCATCCAGAAGGAGGACCTGCCCGCCGTCTGGGCCGACCTCGGCAAGGCCGGTTTCATCTCCGGCCAGGCCTACGCCAAGGGCCTGCGCACGGTGAAGACCTGCGTCGGCTCCGACTGGTGCCGCTTCGGCACGCAGGATTCCACCGGCCTCGGCATCCGCATCGAGAAATTCATGTGGGGTTCGTGGACGCCGGCAAAACTCAAGATGGCAGTCTCCGGCTGTCCGCGAAATTGTGCCGAAGCAACCTGCAAGGACATCGGCGTCATCTGCGTCGACAGCGGCTTCGAAATCCATTTCGCCGGCGCTGCCGGTCTCGACATCAAGGGCACGGAAGTGCTCGGCCTCGTCAAGACCGAGGACGAGGCGCTGGAGCATATCGTGGCGCTGACGCAGATGTACCGGGAACAGGGCCGCTATCTCGAACGCATCTACAAATGGGCCAAGCGCATCGGCCTCGACGAGATCCGCCGCCAGATCATGGGGGATGCCGAAAAGCGCAAGGCCTATTACGAGCGCTTCGTCTTCAGCCAGAAATTCGCGCAGGTCGACCCCTGGTCGGAACGCGTCTCCGGCAAGGATAAGCACGAGTTCAAGCCGATGGCGACAGTCGGCTTCCCGCAGGCCGCCGAGTGA
- a CDS encoding CorA family divalent cation transporter: protein MEVAGQKVQLSYGVEPGIRFAVLLDGNGGCREIGAAGLQSWKPTDGVLWVHLERNHDAAAAWIISSGGFDPLVADALLEDESRPRVEPVDDGLLIILRGVCAAPPQDVEEVAEELDLVPIHAWVDENRVVTLRDSGHYITALRDIRQALGKGKGPKRTGELLALVSDKLVRDLEPVLDQMDEEVDELDELIFHGEAAEVRERLKLLRRRAVQLRRYLSPQRDALNRIEHDDAPWLTDRDKLRMREVIDKLMRCIEYLDAIRDRTSILHDDLSTVISERIARNSNRLAALAALLLPPSVVAGLFGMNVGGIPGVNDTWAFVIIVALVAVTSVVTLYVLKRINWL from the coding sequence ATGGAGGTCGCAGGGCAGAAGGTTCAACTCAGCTACGGCGTCGAGCCCGGCATACGTTTCGCGGTTCTTCTCGACGGCAATGGTGGCTGTCGCGAGATCGGCGCAGCCGGCCTGCAGAGCTGGAAGCCGACGGATGGCGTCCTTTGGGTCCATCTCGAGCGCAATCATGATGCCGCGGCAGCATGGATCATCAGCAGTGGCGGCTTCGATCCGCTCGTCGCCGATGCCCTGCTGGAAGACGAATCCCGCCCGCGCGTGGAGCCGGTTGACGACGGCCTACTGATCATCCTTCGCGGCGTATGTGCCGCGCCGCCTCAGGACGTCGAGGAAGTGGCCGAGGAACTGGATCTCGTGCCCATTCATGCCTGGGTGGATGAGAACCGTGTCGTGACGCTTCGTGACAGCGGACATTATATCACCGCTCTTCGCGATATTCGCCAGGCGCTGGGAAAGGGCAAGGGGCCGAAGCGCACCGGCGAGCTGCTCGCGCTCGTCAGCGACAAGCTCGTGAGGGATCTCGAACCCGTGCTCGATCAGATGGACGAGGAAGTGGACGAGCTGGATGAGCTGATCTTCCATGGCGAAGCCGCCGAGGTCCGCGAGCGCCTGAAACTGCTTCGCAGGCGCGCCGTGCAGCTACGACGTTATCTCTCGCCGCAACGCGACGCCCTCAATCGCATCGAACACGACGACGCTCCCTGGCTCACCGATCGCGACAAACTCCGAATGCGCGAGGTCATCGACAAGCTGATGCGCTGCATCGAATATCTCGACGCGATCCGCGACCGGACAAGTATTCTGCACGACGACCTTTCCACCGTTATCAGCGAGCGCATCGCTCGCAATTCAAACCGGCTTGCAGCACTTGCCGCCCTCCTCCTGCCCCCGAGTGTCGTCGCCGGCCTTTTCGGCATGAATGTCGGCGGCATTCCGGGCGTCAACGACACCTGGGCGTTCGTCATCATCGTCGCTTTGGTCGCCGTCACCTCCGTCGTTACCCTTTACGTGCTGAAGCGTATCAATTGGCTGTGA
- a CDS encoding CmpA/NrtA family ABC transporter substrate-binding protein — MQVKTILSGGVTRRNLLKTSATAALFGAVRTAFPSGAFAATAGPEVSDVKLGYIALTDAAPLVIAKEKGLFEKHGLANVDVAKQASWGATRDNLVLGGAANGIDGAHILSPLPYLMHTGKVTQNNQPVPMAILARLNYDSQGISVAKEYAETGVQLDASKLKAAFDAKRAAGKEIKAAMTFPGGTHDLWIRYWLAAGGIHPDKDVSTIVVPPPQMVANMKVGNMDVFCVGEPWNEQLVNQGIGFTACTTGEIWKGHPEKALGMRADWIEKNPNAAKALLMAVMEAQQWCDSMDNKEEMATILGKRQWFNVPPKDVLGRLKGDINYGNGRVAKGTDLYMKFWKDGVSYPYQSHDAWFIAENIRWGKFAANTDIKKLVGQVNRQDIWRDAAKDLGVAASDIPASTSRGKETFFDGKVFDPENPTAYLESLSIKVAS, encoded by the coding sequence CTGCAAGTGAAAACAATCCTGTCCGGTGGTGTTACGCGCCGCAACCTTTTGAAGACGTCCGCCACGGCAGCCCTGTTCGGCGCCGTCAGGACGGCTTTCCCCTCCGGCGCCTTTGCAGCAACCGCCGGACCTGAGGTGTCGGATGTGAAGCTTGGTTATATCGCCCTGACGGACGCCGCGCCGCTGGTCATTGCCAAGGAAAAAGGTCTGTTCGAAAAGCATGGCCTTGCCAATGTCGATGTGGCCAAACAGGCATCCTGGGGCGCAACCCGCGACAATCTCGTGCTCGGCGGAGCGGCAAACGGCATCGATGGCGCCCACATTCTCTCGCCGCTCCCCTATCTCATGCATACAGGCAAGGTGACGCAGAACAACCAGCCCGTGCCGATGGCGATCCTGGCCCGCCTCAACTACGACAGCCAGGGCATCTCGGTCGCAAAGGAATATGCGGAAACCGGCGTCCAGCTCGATGCATCCAAGCTGAAAGCCGCCTTTGACGCGAAAAGGGCAGCGGGCAAGGAGATCAAGGCGGCCATGACCTTCCCGGGCGGCACGCATGATCTGTGGATCCGTTATTGGCTGGCCGCCGGCGGCATCCATCCCGACAAGGACGTCTCGACCATCGTCGTACCGCCGCCGCAGATGGTGGCGAACATGAAGGTCGGCAACATGGACGTCTTCTGTGTCGGCGAGCCCTGGAACGAACAGCTCGTCAATCAGGGGATCGGCTTCACGGCCTGTACGACCGGCGAGATCTGGAAGGGCCACCCGGAAAAAGCCCTCGGCATGCGCGCCGACTGGATCGAGAAGAACCCGAATGCCGCCAAGGCATTGCTGATGGCGGTCATGGAAGCCCAGCAATGGTGCGACAGCATGGACAACAAGGAGGAGATGGCCACCATCCTCGGCAAGCGGCAGTGGTTCAACGTGCCGCCCAAGGATGTGCTCGGCCGCCTCAAGGGCGACATCAATTACGGCAACGGCCGGGTCGCCAAGGGCACCGATCTTTACATGAAATTCTGGAAGGACGGCGTTTCCTATCCCTATCAGAGCCATGACGCCTGGTTCATCGCCGAGAACATCCGCTGGGGCAAGTTCGCCGCCAATACGGACATCAAGAAGCTGGTCGGCCAGGTGAACCGCCAGGACATCTGGCGCGATGCCGCCAAGGATCTCGGCGTTGCCGCTTCGGATATTCCCGCGTCGACCTCGCGCGGCAAGGAAACCTTCTTCGACGGCAAGGTCTTCGATCCCGAAAACCCGACTGCCTACCTCGAAAGCCTCTCGATCAAGGTGGCGTCATGA
- a CDS encoding ABC transporter ATP-binding protein, which yields MSAYLKLDHIDKYFDRGGQRAEVLKGIELVIDKGEFVSIIGHSGCGKSTLLNLIAGLTPVSAGAVLLENREVNAPGPDRAVVFQNHSLLPWLSVYENVNLAVSKVFRGTKSKAERHEWVMRNLDLVQMAHARDKRPSEISGGMKQRVGIARALAMQPKILLLDEPFGALDALTRAHLQDAVMEIHARLGSTMVMITHDVDEAVLLSDRIVMMTNGPAAHIGDILEVPIPRPRSRIELASDRTYLKCREAVLKFLYERHRFVEAAE from the coding sequence ATGAGCGCCTATCTGAAGCTCGATCATATCGACAAGTATTTCGACCGCGGCGGCCAGCGTGCCGAAGTGCTGAAGGGCATCGAACTCGTCATCGACAAGGGCGAATTCGTGTCGATCATCGGCCATTCCGGCTGCGGCAAGTCCACCCTGCTGAACCTCATTGCCGGGCTCACGCCCGTCTCCGCCGGAGCGGTGCTGCTTGAAAACCGCGAGGTCAATGCGCCCGGTCCGGATCGGGCCGTGGTCTTCCAGAACCATAGCCTGCTGCCCTGGCTCAGCGTCTACGAGAACGTCAATCTCGCCGTCTCGAAGGTGTTTCGCGGCACGAAGAGCAAGGCCGAGCGTCATGAGTGGGTCATGCGCAATCTCGATCTCGTGCAGATGGCCCATGCCAGGGACAAGCGCCCCTCGGAAATCTCCGGCGGCATGAAGCAGCGCGTCGGCATTGCCCGGGCACTCGCCATGCAGCCGAAGATCCTGCTGCTCGACGAGCCCTTCGGGGCGTTGGACGCGCTCACCCGCGCCCATCTTCAGGACGCGGTGATGGAAATCCATGCCCGCCTCGGCAGCACCATGGTGATGATCACCCATGACGTCGACGAGGCCGTGCTGTTGTCCGACCGCATCGTCATGATGACCAACGGCCCAGCCGCCCATATCGGCGATATCCTCGAAGTGCCGATCCCGCGGCCGCGCAGCCGCATCGAGCTTGCTTCCGACAGGACCTACCTCAAATGCCGCGAGGCCGTGCTGAAGTTCCTCTACGAACGTCACCGCTTCGTGGAAGCCGCGGAGTGA
- a CDS encoding CmpA/NrtA family ABC transporter substrate-binding protein has protein sequence MRMQAAHLAGARKAGGNNPPAPARIASEGSRTLRAGFIPLVDASVLIAAAEFGFARKEGITLDLIKDVSWANIRDRLAFRQFDIAHMLSPMPVAAMLGLGSNPSPTITPFSLGCGGNAITLSTRLFERMCNEAGLSDHASALENSRALAKVVSTMKARGEQPPTLGMTYPFSSHNYEFRYWLAAGGIDPDRDVKLVVVPPPLTSDALAAGAIDGFCVGAPWNMVASERGVGRIVAAKQDIWPSAPEKVIGMRPEWAETHPETVSRLIVALDAAARWCDRSENHDALAEALADQRYIAAPVHIIRHVLSGEFNLDAKGNRRVIDRYFSFHASFANYPRPSQALWIFSQMVRWGQSALSEQSMTMAASAYRSDLYRLALGNGASPDDADIRVEGDMDGDRFMDGHVFDPADMASYIDGFAVKTTNAMQFSAEDI, from the coding sequence ATGAGAATGCAGGCAGCTCATCTCGCCGGAGCTCGCAAGGCAGGCGGCAATAATCCTCCCGCACCGGCGCGAATTGCCAGCGAAGGCTCGCGCACGCTGCGCGCAGGCTTCATTCCGCTGGTCGATGCTTCGGTCCTGATCGCGGCCGCGGAATTCGGCTTCGCGCGCAAGGAAGGGATTACGCTCGACCTCATCAAGGATGTCTCCTGGGCCAATATCCGCGATCGGCTTGCCTTTCGCCAGTTCGACATCGCCCACATGCTCTCTCCGATGCCGGTGGCGGCGATGCTGGGGCTTGGCTCGAACCCCTCGCCGACGATTACGCCATTCTCGCTCGGCTGCGGCGGCAACGCCATCACTCTGTCGACGCGGCTGTTCGAGCGCATGTGCAACGAAGCCGGTCTTTCCGACCACGCCAGCGCATTGGAAAATTCGCGAGCGCTGGCAAAAGTGGTCAGCACGATGAAGGCACGCGGGGAACAGCCGCCGACGCTTGGCATGACCTACCCGTTCTCATCGCATAATTACGAATTCCGCTATTGGCTTGCCGCCGGCGGCATCGATCCAGACCGGGACGTGAAGCTCGTCGTCGTACCGCCGCCACTGACATCAGATGCCCTTGCGGCCGGAGCCATCGATGGCTTCTGCGTCGGCGCGCCCTGGAACATGGTCGCCTCCGAACGCGGCGTCGGCCGCATCGTCGCTGCCAAGCAGGACATATGGCCCTCCGCCCCTGAAAAGGTGATCGGCATGCGCCCGGAATGGGCAGAAACCCATCCCGAAACCGTTTCGCGCCTTATCGTGGCGCTCGACGCGGCAGCGCGCTGGTGCGACCGATCTGAAAATCACGACGCCCTTGCCGAGGCGCTTGCCGATCAGCGCTATATCGCAGCGCCCGTCCACATCATCCGCCACGTGCTCTCGGGCGAGTTCAATCTCGACGCCAAGGGCAATCGTCGGGTGATCGACCGATATTTCAGCTTTCATGCCAGCTTCGCCAATTACCCGCGTCCAAGCCAGGCCCTGTGGATCTTCAGCCAGATGGTGCGCTGGGGGCAAAGCGCGCTTTCCGAGCAAAGCATGACGATGGCGGCTTCCGCCTATCGATCGGACCTCTATCGGCTGGCGCTCGGAAACGGGGCCTCGCCCGATGATGCCGATATCCGTGTTGAGGGCGATATGGATGGCGATCGCTTCATGGATGGTCACGTTTTCGACCCCGCGGACATGGCGAGCTACATCGACGGTTTCGCGGTGAAGACGACCAATGCGATGCAATTCTCGGCGGAAGACATTTAG
- a CDS encoding nitrate reductase, protein MSAETKTTCPYCGVGCGVIARVDEDGKVSVKGDPDHPSNFGRLCSKGSALAETIDLDGRLLRPEIAGQRASWDDALDLVAKRFSETIAEHGPDAVAFYVSGQLLTEDYYVANKLMKGFIGSGNIDTNSRLCMSSSVAGHRRAFGSDTVPGTYEDIELADLVVLTGSNLAWCHPVIYQRLAAAKAARPTMKIVVIDPRRTMTCDIADLHLAIRPDGDVALFLGLFEHLIASNTIDQNYIAEHTSDFAEAFAAASSLSFSRVLDLTGLPAMQLREFYRLFAATEKTVTCYSQGVNQSSSGTDKVNAIINCHLATGRIGRPGMGPFSLTGQPNAMGGREVGGLANMLAAHMAIESAGDRDRVQRFWQAPRIAAKPGLKAVDMFRAVADGHIKALWIMATNPVVSMPDADAVEAAIKACPFVVVSDVLRETDTTRHAHVLLPSLGWGEKDGTVTNSERRISRQRQFLVAPGEARPDWWQMAEVGRRMEFSTAFSFRTSAEIFAEHASLSGFENQGSRDFDIGAHEAIATEDYDALPPFQWPQPAGTAPRVTRFFADGGFYHSDRKARFVAIEPPASDRTDSRFPLTLNTGRVRDHWHTMTRTGKSARLSAHIAEPFAEIHPRDAIEIGVTEAGLVEIESPHGKVIVRALLTERQARGSLFVPMHWNDSFAAKARIDAVVAPVTDPVSGQPASKNVAVRARRFQASHYCFAVSAAKPRDLDSAYWALAKADGGWRTELGFDLAPDDWIGWCRSTFDIPADLEPLGYADQASGDLRLAFFDGERLLAALFVARQPVAVARNWAIAQLSASHGNLGKRFALIAGRPGPDTIDAGATVCSCFSVGVNQIVAAIRGGCHSVEAVGKELNAGTNCGSCRAEIRTIIDGCLAAAAE, encoded by the coding sequence ATGTCCGCTGAAACCAAAACCACCTGTCCCTATTGCGGCGTCGGATGCGGCGTCATCGCCAGGGTCGACGAAGACGGCAAGGTCTCCGTCAAAGGCGATCCCGACCACCCCTCCAACTTCGGGCGCCTGTGCTCGAAGGGCTCTGCCCTTGCCGAAACGATTGACCTCGACGGCCGCCTGCTCCGTCCGGAAATTGCCGGCCAAAGGGCAAGCTGGGACGACGCGCTTGATCTGGTCGCGAAACGCTTCAGCGAAACGATTGCCGAGCATGGGCCTGATGCGGTTGCCTTCTACGTCTCCGGGCAGTTGCTGACCGAGGATTATTATGTTGCCAACAAGCTGATGAAGGGTTTCATCGGCTCGGGCAATATCGATACGAACTCACGGCTCTGCATGTCATCCTCGGTTGCCGGTCATCGCCGCGCTTTCGGCTCGGACACGGTGCCTGGCACCTACGAAGATATCGAGCTTGCCGACCTTGTCGTCCTCACCGGCTCCAATCTCGCCTGGTGCCATCCAGTCATCTATCAGCGGCTGGCGGCCGCGAAGGCGGCGCGGCCGACGATGAAGATCGTCGTCATCGACCCGCGCCGGACCATGACCTGCGACATCGCCGACCTGCATCTGGCGATCCGGCCGGATGGCGACGTTGCCCTTTTTCTAGGCCTTTTCGAACATCTGATCGCAAGCAATACCATCGACCAGAACTACATCGCCGAACATACAAGCGACTTTGCCGAGGCTTTCGCCGCCGCCAGTTCGCTGTCTTTCAGCCGCGTGCTTGACCTGACCGGCCTGCCCGCCATGCAGCTTCGCGAATTCTACCGGCTGTTTGCAGCGACCGAGAAGACCGTTACCTGCTACAGCCAGGGCGTCAACCAATCCTCATCTGGCACCGATAAGGTCAACGCCATCATCAATTGCCATCTCGCCACCGGCCGTATCGGCCGGCCGGGCATGGGACCATTCTCGCTGACCGGTCAGCCGAACGCCATGGGCGGCCGCGAGGTCGGCGGCCTCGCCAACATGCTCGCCGCCCACATGGCGATCGAGAGCGCCGGGGATCGCGACCGGGTGCAGCGCTTCTGGCAAGCACCTCGAATTGCCGCCAAGCCGGGATTGAAGGCGGTCGACATGTTTCGCGCCGTCGCGGACGGCCACATCAAGGCGCTTTGGATCATGGCGACGAACCCGGTCGTCTCCATGCCGGACGCCGATGCCGTCGAGGCTGCCATCAAGGCCTGTCCCTTCGTCGTCGTCTCCGACGTCCTGCGCGAAACGGATACGACGCGGCATGCGCATGTGCTTTTGCCTTCGCTCGGCTGGGGCGAAAAGGACGGCACCGTCACCAATTCCGAACGCCGAATCTCCAGGCAGCGGCAGTTTCTGGTAGCGCCGGGCGAGGCCAGACCAGACTGGTGGCAAATGGCCGAAGTTGGTCGCCGCATGGAATTTTCCACGGCCTTCTCCTTTCGGACGAGTGCCGAGATTTTCGCCGAGCATGCGAGCCTCTCCGGTTTTGAAAACCAGGGCAGCCGCGATTTCGACATCGGCGCTCATGAAGCGATCGCAACCGAGGATTATGACGCACTCCCACCCTTCCAGTGGCCGCAGCCTGCCGGAACAGCACCGAGGGTGACGCGCTTCTTTGCGGATGGCGGGTTTTATCATTCCGATCGCAAGGCGCGCTTCGTCGCCATAGAGCCGCCGGCGAGCGATCGAACCGACAGCCGCTTCCCCCTGACACTCAATACCGGACGCGTTCGCGATCACTGGCACACGATGACGCGTACCGGCAAAAGCGCCCGCCTCTCGGCCCATATTGCCGAGCCCTTTGCCGAGATCCATCCGCGTGACGCGATCGAGATCGGGGTTACGGAAGCCGGCCTGGTCGAGATCGAAAGCCCGCATGGCAAGGTGATCGTCCGCGCCTTGTTGACGGAGCGGCAGGCACGCGGCAGCCTGTTCGTGCCGATGCATTGGAATGACAGCTTTGCCGCCAAAGCCCGCATCGACGCCGTGGTCGCCCCCGTCACGGATCCGGTTTCCGGCCAGCCGGCCTCGAAGAATGTCGCCGTCCGCGCCCGCCGCTTCCAGGCGTCGCATTATTGTTTCGCAGTCTCCGCAGCAAAGCCGCGCGACCTCGACAGCGCCTATTGGGCGCTTGCCAAGGCCGATGGCGGCTGGCGGACGGAACTTGGATTCGATTTGGCGCCTGACGACTGGATCGGCTGGTGCCGCTCGACATTCGACATACCCGCCGATCTGGAGCCACTCGGCTATGCCGATCAAGCCTCCGGCGACCTGCGCCTTGCCTTCTTCGATGGCGAGCGGCTGCTTGCGGCTCTCTTCGTCGCGCGGCAGCCCGTCGCGGTGGCCCGAAACTGGGCAATCGCCCAGCTTTCGGCATCGCATGGCAATCTCGGCAAGCGATTTGCGCTGATCGCCGGCCGGCCCGGACCCGATACCATCGACGCCGGCGCGACGGTCTGTTCCTGCTTCAGTGTCGGCGTCAATCAGATCGTCGCGGCCATTCGCGGCGGTTGCCATAGCGTGGAAGCCGTCGGCAAGGAGCTCAATGCCGGAACCAATTGCGGCTCCTGTCGCGCCGAGATCCGCACCATCATAGACGGCTGTCTTGCCGCGGCAGCCGAGTAA
- the ntrB gene encoding nitrate ABC transporter permease — protein sequence MSVTARKQQAAVAQAPAPAKSHVVTLAARPARRIDPGRIAASILRSVLPPLVVLVLLLGVWQLLCDQPGASLPPPSQVWQESYDLIVYPFFYNGSQDIGLAWRVLVSLQRVAYGFGLAAVAGVLVGAVIGQSVWAMRGLDPIFQVLRTVPPLAWLPLSLAAFQNSNPSAIFVIFITSIWPVIINTAVGVRNIPQDYRNVAKVLRLNQIEFFFRIMVPAAAPYIFTGLRIGAGLSWLAIVAAEMLTGGVGIGFFIWDAWNSSRLPDIIVALAYIGVTGFVLDRLVAGLGAVVTRGMTSN from the coding sequence ATGTCCGTAACCGCCCGCAAACAGCAAGCCGCCGTTGCGCAAGCGCCCGCTCCCGCAAAGAGCCATGTCGTGACATTGGCGGCCCGCCCCGCCCGCCGCATCGATCCCGGCCGCATCGCAGCCTCGATCCTGCGCAGCGTCCTGCCGCCCCTCGTGGTGCTCGTGCTTCTGCTCGGCGTCTGGCAGCTGCTTTGCGACCAGCCAGGCGCCAGCCTGCCGCCGCCTTCGCAGGTCTGGCAGGAAAGCTACGACCTCATCGTCTATCCCTTCTTCTACAATGGGTCGCAGGATATCGGGCTTGCCTGGCGCGTGCTCGTCTCGCTGCAGCGCGTCGCCTATGGCTTCGGCTTAGCGGCAGTCGCCGGCGTGCTGGTCGGTGCGGTGATCGGGCAATCGGTCTGGGCGATGCGTGGCCTCGACCCGATCTTCCAGGTGCTGCGCACCGTGCCGCCGCTTGCATGGCTGCCGCTGTCGCTCGCCGCCTTCCAGAATTCCAACCCTTCCGCCATCTTCGTGATCTTCATCACCTCGATCTGGCCGGTCATCATCAATACCGCAGTCGGCGTTCGCAACATTCCGCAGGATTATCGCAACGTCGCCAAGGTGCTGCGGCTGAACCAGATCGAATTCTTCTTCCGCATCATGGTGCCGGCCGCCGCCCCTTACATCTTTACCGGGCTGCGCATCGGCGCTGGACTCTCCTGGCTTGCGATCGTTGCCGCTGAAATGCTGACCGGCGGCGTCGGCATCGGCTTCTTCATCTGGGACGCGTGGAACTCCTCGCGCCTGCCCGACATCATCGTCGCCCTCGCCTATATCGGCGTCACCGGCTTTGTCCTCGACCGTTTGGTCGCCGGCCTCGGTGCCGTCGTGACCCGTGGCATGACGAGCAACTAA
- the nirD gene encoding nitrite reductase small subunit NirD — MNWVEIGDISDIPLRGARCVKTPQGKIAVFRTAENEVFAIEDHCPHKGGPLSQGIVHGTAVTCPLHNWVISLETGKALGADQGEVRTIPVRNEDGALFIALESLMMAAE, encoded by the coding sequence ATGAATTGGGTTGAAATTGGCGATATTTCGGACATTCCTCTGCGCGGCGCCCGTTGCGTGAAAACCCCGCAGGGCAAGATTGCCGTGTTCCGCACTGCCGAAAACGAGGTCTTCGCCATCGAGGATCACTGCCCGCACAAAGGCGGCCCGCTCTCCCAGGGCATCGTTCACGGTACGGCCGTAACCTGCCCGCTGCACAACTGGGTGATCTCGCTCGAAACCGGCAAGGCACTTGGGGCCGACCAGGGTGAGGTGCGGACCATTCCGGTCCGCAACGAGGACGGCGCCCTCTTCATCGCGCTCGAAAGCCTGATGATGGCGGCGGAGTGA